A genome region from Sphaerisporangium krabiense includes the following:
- a CDS encoding AAA family ATPase, whose amino-acid sequence MLVLAFLVMAWRHAVIVEGTGTFGEALGAVASGYVGSVVLVLIVLETLRQVHTLTAERSVAYRRWRDVRTARFDRWAHTRFDDRSRHLLASTAKSLFWLAAVALILGEILDASPLAALLRSPDLLGELLAYAPQLALGVLLVGITAGGLLWRFLRTGIDTYRPGEIRTRFSDIQGQDHIVDRLRDHVVLLRDPTPFEARGGHVPRTLLLWGPPGTGKTLMAESLAGESAKPYVHVRPDAFSGPLPALGAMKMRALFRRLRRLALRHDGVIVHFPDMAAWSSHLRSPSATPPGDPHLSSSAVATPANGATVPTSAMTENDWASLGRRLAGRMSPPSETSLNASVALPNAPSPAGGATGSGSGATLGNLHAGGSPIGNMAAGGLAAGNSPVSGVTGGGVIAGELTTGGLPSDRAIDGGVTAQGLPCDGVAGGGVTAQGLPGDGVVGSGVTAEGLLDGGATPGGVTINGASSADAVGVEPGAKETAISSAGPTSVTAHARREQADHMRGDRDVPDPRPLATSSVTAHAPREQGDHMRGDRDVSDPRPLATSLTGGPQGDLLSAPGRPPVLATLLAELSGLTRPRGFFNVHVRRLLGMRPLPSPKHRILIVLSSENHDSIDDALVRPGVIDRVYEVALPSETGRLHIYQAYFARVRHQLTPEQLDILAAITPGITDAAIRTLVNESLINALRAGHEHITWPDIMAAHQLVLSGPTEDAQHLTPTNPPPANPADPTPRVPSPQIRLTSAPTPPAPSHVPDVTDTPPATIDQSTRRPSTRSNGIGTLVGRRARYGYGDAPGRGRAIGPMGVVVAAMIGLVVFVLVGVALFGGDSVSADGGESTGPSLRTMAAMLAGLVVLGAGVVVAVTTVRAQQAARVRAEENQARAVERAQLLAAALDPETAMRLLGYPPEHPIPPNPLHTTTNHTPGFASPAYPGPFNRSADHAADLPSPAYPGP is encoded by the coding sequence GTGCTCGTGCTGGCCTTTCTCGTTATGGCCTGGCGGCACGCGGTCATCGTCGAAGGGACGGGCACCTTCGGTGAGGCGCTTGGCGCGGTCGCGAGCGGATACGTGGGTTCGGTCGTCCTCGTACTGATCGTCCTGGAGACTCTGCGGCAGGTTCACACTCTGACCGCCGAACGCTCGGTCGCCTACCGGCGCTGGCGGGACGTGAGAACGGCGCGTTTCGACCGTTGGGCTCACACACGGTTCGATGACCGCAGCCGTCACCTCCTCGCCTCGACCGCCAAGTCACTGTTCTGGCTGGCAGCGGTCGCTCTCATCCTCGGCGAGATTCTGGATGCATCGCCGCTCGCCGCCCTGCTCCGCTCACCTGATCTGCTCGGCGAGCTCCTCGCGTACGCGCCGCAGCTCGCCCTCGGTGTCCTCTTGGTCGGGATCACCGCCGGCGGGCTCCTCTGGCGCTTCCTGCGCACGGGAATCGACACCTACCGCCCAGGGGAGATCAGAACGCGGTTCTCCGACATCCAGGGACAGGACCACATCGTCGATCGGCTCAGGGACCACGTCGTTCTGCTCCGGGACCCCACGCCGTTCGAGGCGAGGGGCGGCCACGTGCCGAGGACGCTGCTGCTGTGGGGCCCACCGGGCACCGGCAAAACCCTCATGGCCGAGTCCCTCGCCGGCGAGTCCGCCAAGCCGTACGTCCATGTCCGCCCGGACGCCTTCAGCGGCCCGCTGCCAGCACTCGGCGCCATGAAAATGAGGGCCCTGTTCCGGAGACTGCGCAGGCTAGCCCTCCGCCATGACGGCGTGATCGTGCATTTTCCCGACATGGCCGCATGGTCCAGCCACTTACGTTCCCCCAGCGCCACACCACCTGGGGATCCCCACCTGAGCAGTTCAGCAGTCGCGACGCCCGCCAACGGCGCCACCGTCCCCACCTCCGCCATGACGGAGAACGACTGGGCGTCCCTGGGAAGACGGCTGGCCGGCAGGATGTCTCCGCCCAGCGAGACAAGCCTCAACGCCTCTGTGGCACTCCCGAATGCACCCTCACCCGCTGGCGGCGCAACGGGATCCGGCAGCGGCGCGACGCTTGGAAATCTGCACGCTGGAGGTTCGCCGATCGGCAATATGGCGGCCGGCGGTTTGGCGGCTGGAAATTCACCGGTCAGCGGTGTAACCGGTGGCGGTGTGATCGCCGGAGAACTGACCACTGGAGGACTGCCCAGTGACCGTGCGATCGATGGCGGTGTGACGGCTCAAGGTCTGCCGTGTGACGGTGTAGCCGGTGGCGGTGTGACGGCTCAAGGCCTGCCGGGTGACGGTGTGGTCGGCAGCGGTGTGACGGCTGAGGGATTGCTCGATGGCGGTGCGACGCCCGGTGGAGTGACCATCAATGGGGCAAGTAGTGCCGATGCCGTAGGCGTTGAGCCTGGCGCCAAGGAGACGGCGATCTCCAGCGCGGGACCCACGTCCGTCACCGCCCATGCGCGCCGCGAACAGGCCGATCACATGCGCGGTGACCGTGACGTCCCCGATCCTCGGCCGCTCGCCACATCGTCCGTCACCGCCCATGCTCCCCGCGAGCAGGGCGATCACATGCGCGGTGACCGTGACGTCTCCGATCCTCGGCCTCTCGCTACATCCCTCACCGGCGGACCCCAGGGCGATCTTCTGTCGGCGCCTGGTCGCCCACCCGTCCTCGCGACCCTGCTGGCGGAACTGTCGGGACTTACCAGACCACGCGGGTTCTTCAACGTCCATGTACGGCGATTGCTCGGCATGCGGCCCTTACCGTCGCCCAAGCACCGGATCCTCATCGTGTTGTCCAGCGAGAACCACGATTCGATCGACGACGCTCTGGTACGTCCAGGCGTCATCGACCGCGTCTACGAGGTCGCCCTCCCGTCCGAGACTGGACGTCTCCACATCTATCAGGCGTACTTCGCACGGGTCCGCCACCAGCTCACCCCGGAGCAGCTCGACATACTCGCGGCGATCACTCCAGGCATCACGGACGCCGCGATCAGGACCCTGGTCAACGAGTCCCTGATCAACGCTCTCCGAGCCGGACACGAGCACATCACCTGGCCTGACATCATGGCCGCCCACCAACTCGTCCTGTCCGGCCCCACCGAGGACGCCCAACACCTCACACCCACGAACCCACCACCCGCCAACCCCGCGGACCCCACCCCTCGAGTCCCATCTCCCCAGATCCGCCTTACCTCTGCTCCAACCCCGCCTGCCCCGAGCCATGTCCCCGATGTGACCGACACTCCTCCAGCGACTATTGATCAGTCCACCCGGCGCCCGTCCACTCGGTCGAATGGAATCGGGACTCTGGTCGGAAGGCGAGCCCGATACGGGTACGGGGATGCTCCTGGCAGGGGACGGGCTATCGGTCCGATGGGGGTGGTGGTCGCGGCCATGATCGGGCTTGTCGTCTTCGTACTGGTCGGGGTGGCGCTCTTCGGTGGAGATTCGGTCTCTGCGGACGGGGGCGAGAGTACGGGACCATCTCTGCGCACGATGGCGGCCATGCTCGCGGGCTTGGTGGTGCTGGGAGCCGGTGTTGTGGTCGCTGTCACGACCGTCCGCGCCCAGCAGGCGGCACGCGTCAGAGCCGAAGAGAACCAGGCGCGGGCCGTCGAACGCGCGCAACTCCTCGCCGCGGCCCTGGACCCCGAAACCGCGATGCGCCTCCTCGGCTACCCCCCTGAGCACCCCATCCCCCCGAATCCCCTTCACACAACCACCAACCACACCCCCGGTTTCGCCTCGCCTGCTTACCCCGGTCCGTTCAATAGGAGCGCCGACCACGCCGCCGATTTGCCCTCGCCTGCTTATCCTGGTCCGTAA
- a CDS encoding aldehyde dehydrogenase family protein, translating to MTRQISSVIGGKPADDASGSTYESINPARTSEVVAGVRLAGEATFAWACGVASAAQREWAAVPAPVRGRVIASIGRLVEANAEALARLVTTEIGKPYAEALGEVREIVDTCDFFLGEGRRLYGQTVPSEMPDKSLFTFRVPVGVAAVITAGNFPVAVPSWYLVPALLCGNAVVWKPAEYAAASAHALYRLFAAAGLPDGVLNIVFADGPTTFAGLDAALGEGTVQKVGFTGSTAVGRQVGELCGRHLQSPCLELGGKNPMVIMPDADLDLAVEGALFSGFGTAGQRCTSLGTVLVHESVHDEFVRRYARAVAGASVGDPAGEVLFGPMLDQRFAERFEEYLGWIQPHHTVVTGPTGRITADNPRGAFDGAGGLYYHPVVVDGVRAQDRLFLEETFGPIVGVASFASLDEAVELANRPGYGLSSSIYTTDPRAAFRFRSGIGAGMVSVNNSTSGAEAHLPFGGNGKSGNGSRQSGQWVLDQFTRWQSLNWDYSGRLQKAQMDVAEIIPDLDFKL from the coding sequence GTGACCCGCCAGATCAGCTCCGTCATCGGCGGCAAGCCCGCCGACGACGCCAGCGGTTCGACCTACGAGTCGATCAACCCGGCGAGGACGTCCGAGGTCGTGGCCGGGGTCCGGCTAGCGGGCGAGGCGACGTTCGCCTGGGCCTGCGGCGTGGCGTCGGCCGCGCAGCGTGAGTGGGCGGCGGTCCCCGCGCCCGTGCGCGGCCGGGTGATCGCCTCGATCGGGCGGCTGGTCGAGGCCAACGCCGAGGCCCTGGCCCGGCTCGTGACCACCGAGATCGGAAAGCCGTACGCCGAGGCGCTCGGCGAGGTCAGAGAGATCGTCGACACCTGCGACTTCTTCCTCGGCGAAGGCCGGCGCCTCTACGGCCAGACCGTGCCGTCAGAGATGCCCGACAAGAGCCTGTTCACCTTCCGCGTGCCCGTGGGCGTCGCCGCCGTCATCACCGCGGGCAACTTCCCCGTCGCCGTACCGAGCTGGTATCTGGTCCCGGCCCTGCTGTGCGGCAACGCCGTGGTGTGGAAGCCCGCGGAGTACGCCGCCGCCTCGGCCCACGCGCTCTACCGCCTCTTCGCCGCGGCCGGGCTGCCCGACGGGGTGCTGAACATCGTCTTCGCCGATGGCCCCACGACGTTCGCCGGGCTGGACGCCGCCCTCGGCGAGGGCACCGTCCAGAAGGTCGGCTTCACCGGCTCCACCGCGGTCGGACGCCAGGTCGGCGAGCTGTGCGGGCGCCACCTCCAGTCGCCATGCCTGGAGCTGGGCGGCAAGAACCCCATGGTGATCATGCCGGACGCGGATCTCGACCTCGCCGTCGAGGGGGCGCTGTTCTCCGGTTTCGGCACGGCCGGGCAGCGGTGCACCTCCCTCGGCACGGTCCTGGTGCACGAGTCCGTGCACGACGAGTTCGTCCGTAGGTACGCGCGGGCCGTGGCCGGCGCGAGCGTCGGCGACCCCGCCGGAGAGGTCCTCTTCGGTCCGATGCTCGACCAGCGGTTCGCCGAGCGGTTCGAGGAGTACCTCGGCTGGATCCAGCCGCACCACACGGTCGTCACCGGCCCCACCGGCCGTATCACCGCGGACAACCCGCGCGGTGCCTTCGACGGCGCGGGCGGGCTCTACTACCACCCGGTGGTGGTCGACGGCGTCCGCGCGCAGGACCGGCTGTTCCTCGAGGAGACCTTCGGGCCGATCGTCGGCGTCGCGTCGTTCGCCAGCCTGGACGAGGCGGTCGAGCTCGCCAACCGGCCGGGTTACGGCCTGTCCTCCTCCATCTACACCACCGACCCGCGGGCCGCCTTCCGGTTCCGCTCGGGGATCGGCGCCGGAATGGTGAGCGTCAACAACTCCACCTCCGGCGCCGAGGCCCACCTCCCGTTCGGCGGCAACGGCAAGTCCGGCAACGGCAGCCGCCAGTCCGGACAATGGGTACTCGACCAGTTCACCCGCTGGCAGTCCCTCAACTGGGACTACTCCGGCCGCCTGCAAAAAGCCCAGATGGACGTCGCCGAGATAATCCCCGACCTCGACTTCAAACTGTGA
- a CDS encoding TNT domain-containing protein, producing the protein MATPVRLTADAGETRFGRDGPVNRAFSRDPSSRVTDPMKHARLAARSREDPLRNLRRRASLAAAIGITALSLAGIPAQAGTGPSLAPTARTSAWTALPAAPVAFAAAETHKGARSAASGEPVCTAPYINEDQRLGPKSLPQKGVLGRILRTYVPLGGLPPQKFLDRYWDWSVNFYRFPPDFGFAHSGGYPNGRPLIASKTLRVGERVDRFGSENGAFLAPYGTPYEERGIPPTSLDTFPDSPEYPCNYHVYRVIKEFAVDFGPIASAFQQPGGGSQYHLVSRLIAEAPQNRDEVAVGWLVQNGYLVRLN; encoded by the coding sequence ATGGCGACGCCGGTTCGGCTCACCGCTGACGCCGGTGAAACCAGATTCGGGCGAGATGGGCCCGTCAATCGTGCATTTTCCCGGGATCCGTCGTCGCGAGTGACGGATCCGATGAAACATGCCCGACTTGCCGCACGAAGCAGGGAGGACCCATTGCGAAACCTTCGCCGGCGCGCGTCGCTGGCCGCCGCCATCGGCATCACCGCCTTGTCCCTCGCCGGTATTCCGGCCCAGGCGGGCACCGGCCCGAGCCTCGCGCCGACGGCCCGCACCTCCGCCTGGACGGCGCTTCCCGCCGCACCGGTCGCGTTCGCCGCGGCCGAGACGCATAAGGGAGCACGGTCCGCCGCGTCGGGCGAGCCCGTCTGCACCGCGCCGTACATCAACGAGGATCAGCGGCTCGGCCCGAAGAGCCTGCCGCAGAAAGGGGTCCTGGGCCGGATATTGCGGACCTATGTCCCTCTCGGGGGTCTTCCTCCGCAGAAGTTCCTCGACCGCTACTGGGATTGGTCCGTCAACTTCTACCGATTTCCGCCGGACTTCGGGTTCGCGCACTCGGGTGGCTATCCGAACGGCAGGCCGCTGATCGCGTCGAAAACCCTGCGCGTCGGTGAACGGGTGGACCGGTTCGGCAGCGAGAACGGCGCCTTCCTCGCCCCCTACGGAACTCCCTACGAGGAGCGCGGCATTCCACCGACCAGCCTCGACACGTTCCCCGATTCTCCCGAATATCCGTGTAACTACCATGTGTATCGGGTGATCAAGGAATTCGCCGTCGATTTCGGGCCCATCGCCTCCGCGTTCCAGCAGCCAGGAGGAGGCTCGCAGTACCACCTGGTGAGCAGGCTGATCGCCGAGGCGCCCCAGAACCGGGACGAGGTCGCGGTCGGCTGGCTCGTCCAGAACGGGTACCTGGTGCGGCTCAACTGA
- a CDS encoding cupin domain-containing protein translates to MTLGAYPDGPSVQVSGEAEALRVAGETFTGPDPVILVDQGRRRFLRRDVTGAFVAVQERPAVAEALDLLPHPEGGWFRETWRTGVSFEPPGHGGLRQSATGIYFLLQPGEESVWHVVRSDEVWFWHRGGPLDLVLGGSGARPGEARTVRLGPDVEAGQEPQALVPAGTWQAARPAGTEGVLVSCVVSPGFDFADFTAL, encoded by the coding sequence ATGACGCTGGGCGCGTACCCCGACGGCCCCTCGGTCCAGGTGTCCGGCGAAGCGGAGGCGCTTCGCGTGGCGGGCGAGACCTTCACCGGCCCCGACCCGGTCATCCTCGTCGACCAGGGACGCAGGCGCTTCCTGCGCCGTGACGTGACCGGCGCCTTCGTCGCCGTCCAGGAGCGTCCCGCGGTGGCCGAGGCGCTCGACCTGCTCCCCCACCCCGAGGGCGGGTGGTTCCGGGAGACGTGGCGGACCGGCGTGTCCTTCGAACCCCCCGGTCACGGCGGGCTCCGCCAGAGCGCGACGGGCATCTACTTCCTGCTCCAGCCGGGCGAGGAGTCGGTGTGGCACGTCGTGCGCTCCGACGAGGTGTGGTTCTGGCACAGGGGCGGGCCGCTCGACCTGGTGCTGGGCGGCTCCGGGGCGCGCCCGGGCGAGGCGCGGACGGTCCGGCTCGGCCCCGATGTGGAGGCGGGCCAGGAGCCCCAGGCGCTGGTGCCGGCGGGGACGTGGCAGGCGGCCCGTCCGGCGGGGACCGAAGGCGTGCTGGTGAGCTGCGTGGTGTCCCCGGGGTTCGACTTCGCGGACTTCACGGCCCTCTGA
- a CDS encoding MFS transporter codes for MARKSLGKWARGRLAALAYRDLRLFFAGEATSLLGSSMAALAVTFAVLDTGGTQTELGVIMAARIVPMVALLPLGGVVADRVGPRRVMIAADVLRGASQAVLAAALFLGRPSIWTFVAAAVVWGTGEAFAMPARGGLIPRLADSGTPYEGKLRDANALSGLAQSLANVGGPVLAGAVMAGAGASVVVALDAATYAAGAVALAKLRVSDAPVPSSGGEKGAMRQGWDHFRARTWLWVTTVQFTLFNVLVWAPFLVLGPVVAHERLGGAQGWGLIMSLYGAGAMAGGLAMVGGRVPRRPLVVATVATFGWALPSGALAAGLSTPVVAVAALVAGAGSAVCGALYATTNQQHVPPEVLARITSLTGVGAFALGPVGLAAAGPVAAVAGVTTVLCFGAVWQLVAGAAVLAVPDVRRLTTPARVAGTPAAAPVE; via the coding sequence ATGGCGCGGAAATCACTGGGGAAATGGGCGCGCGGACGCCTGGCCGCTCTGGCGTACAGAGACCTGCGGCTCTTCTTCGCGGGCGAGGCGACCTCGCTGCTCGGCTCGTCGATGGCGGCGCTGGCGGTCACCTTCGCCGTCCTGGACACCGGCGGCACGCAGACCGAGCTCGGCGTGATCATGGCGGCGCGGATCGTCCCCATGGTGGCGCTCCTGCCGCTCGGTGGCGTCGTCGCCGACCGGGTGGGCCCCCGCCGCGTCATGATCGCGGCGGACGTCCTGCGCGGCGCGAGCCAGGCCGTCCTCGCCGCCGCGCTGTTCCTCGGCCGCCCGTCGATCTGGACGTTCGTCGCGGCGGCCGTCGTGTGGGGTACGGGCGAGGCGTTCGCCATGCCCGCGCGCGGCGGCCTCATCCCCAGGCTCGCCGATTCCGGCACTCCGTACGAGGGCAAGCTGCGGGACGCCAACGCTCTGTCCGGCTTGGCCCAGTCCCTGGCGAACGTGGGAGGGCCCGTCCTGGCCGGAGCGGTGATGGCCGGGGCGGGGGCGAGCGTGGTGGTCGCGCTGGACGCGGCGACCTACGCGGCGGGCGCGGTCGCCCTGGCGAAGCTGCGCGTCTCGGACGCCCCGGTGCCCTCCTCCGGCGGGGAGAAGGGCGCGATGCGCCAGGGCTGGGACCATTTCCGCGCGCGCACCTGGCTGTGGGTCACGACCGTGCAGTTCACGCTGTTCAACGTGCTGGTGTGGGCGCCGTTCCTCGTCCTCGGCCCGGTGGTGGCGCACGAACGCCTCGGCGGCGCCCAGGGGTGGGGCCTGATCATGAGCCTGTACGGGGCGGGCGCGATGGCGGGCGGTCTGGCGATGGTGGGCGGGCGCGTGCCACGTCGCCCTCTGGTGGTGGCGACGGTGGCGACCTTCGGCTGGGCGCTGCCGTCGGGCGCTCTGGCCGCGGGCCTGTCGACGCCCGTGGTGGCGGTCGCCGCGCTGGTGGCGGGCGCGGGCTCGGCGGTGTGCGGGGCCCTGTACGCCACGACGAACCAGCAGCACGTGCCGCCGGAGGTCCTGGCGCGGATCACCTCGCTCACCGGCGTGGGCGCCTTCGCCCTCGGCCCGGTCGGCCTCGCCGCCGCCGGTCCCGTGGCCGCCGTCGCGGGCGTCACGACCGTGCTGTGCTTCGGCGCGGTGTGGCAGCTCGTCGCCGGCGCGGCGGTCCTGGCCGTGCCGGACGTCCGGCGCCTCACCACTCCGGCACGCGTGGCCGGGACACCCGCGGCGGCGCCGGTCGAATAG
- a CDS encoding VWA domain-containing protein has product MDDRLRRWRLVLGGDADGTGCALGGADAQMDAALAALYNGGRGTGQDGGGRADAQRGAGLGASAPRVARWLGDIRSYFPSTVVQVMQKDAIERLNLTRLLLEPEMLEAVEPDVHLVGTLLSLNRVMPETARRSARAVVAKVVADLERRLAQRTRTAITGALDRSARTHRPRRVSDIDWDRTIRANLKNYLPERNTVVPSRLVGYARKQRAVIREVTLCIDQSGSMAASVVYSSVFGAVLASMRALRTSLVVFDTSVVDLTDQLHDPVELLFGTQLGGGTDINRAIAYCQGLITRPTNSIFILISDLYEGGVREEMLRRVAAMTAAGVQVIVLLALSDEGQPHYDRDNAEALAALGVPAFACTPDAFPDLMAAAIERRDIAQWAERTLAVRAT; this is encoded by the coding sequence ATGGACGACCGGTTGCGCAGGTGGCGGCTGGTGCTCGGCGGCGACGCCGACGGCACCGGCTGCGCGCTGGGCGGCGCCGACGCCCAGATGGACGCGGCGCTCGCCGCCCTCTACAACGGCGGGCGCGGCACGGGACAGGACGGCGGCGGGCGCGCGGACGCCCAGCGCGGCGCGGGCCTCGGCGCCTCCGCGCCCCGGGTCGCGCGATGGCTCGGGGACATCCGCAGCTACTTCCCCTCGACGGTCGTCCAGGTCATGCAGAAGGACGCCATCGAACGCCTCAACCTCACCCGCCTCCTGCTGGAACCCGAGATGCTGGAGGCCGTCGAACCCGACGTCCACCTCGTCGGCACGCTGCTCTCGCTCAACCGCGTGATGCCCGAGACCGCCCGCCGGTCGGCCCGCGCGGTGGTGGCGAAGGTCGTCGCCGACCTGGAGCGCCGGCTGGCGCAGCGCACGCGGACGGCCATCACCGGCGCGCTCGACCGGTCGGCCCGCACCCACCGGCCGCGCCGGGTCTCCGACATCGACTGGGACCGCACGATCAGGGCCAACCTGAAGAACTACCTGCCCGAGAGGAACACCGTCGTCCCGTCGCGGCTGGTCGGCTACGCGCGCAAGCAGCGCGCGGTCATCCGCGAGGTCACGCTGTGCATCGACCAGAGCGGCTCGATGGCGGCGTCGGTGGTCTATTCGAGCGTCTTCGGCGCCGTGCTGGCCTCGATGCGCGCGCTGCGCACGTCCCTGGTGGTCTTCGACACCAGCGTCGTCGACCTGACCGACCAGTTGCACGACCCGGTCGAGCTGCTGTTCGGCACCCAGCTCGGCGGCGGCACCGACATCAACCGCGCCATCGCCTACTGCCAGGGGCTGATCACCCGGCCGACGAACTCGATCTTCATTCTGATCAGCGACCTGTACGAGGGGGGCGTGCGGGAGGAGATGCTGCGCAGGGTCGCGGCCATGACGGCGGCCGGGGTCCAGGTCATCGTCCTGCTCGCGCTCTCGGACGAGGGCCAGCCCCACTACGACCGCGACAACGCCGAGGCCCTGGCCGCGCTGGGCGTGCCGGCCTTCGCCTGCACGCCGGACGCCTTCCCCGACCTCATGGCCGCCGCGATCGAACGCCGCGACATCGCCCAGTGGGCCGAACGCACCCTCGCCGTCCGAGCGACCTGA
- a CDS encoding DUF5682 family protein, with protein MSPERPPAVAERAARPGQHRRDAGAAPVFSVLGVRHHGPGSARAVVAELERLRPDIVLVEGPPEADAVVALAADPGMEPPVALLAHVPGDPSRAAFWPFATFSPEWQAIQYAIRAGIPVRFCDLPATHGLAGPPAEPDPEPVAPSVDAGPGTTAPTPPAAGPGQPQAPPEEPDGRPGEPEARRGQPGAHPGERITLPDAEADGPRGPVTHRDPIGELAGAAGYDDPERWWEDAVEHRGDTPFEVIADAMAAVREGYTPHEQEARREAYMRRTMRAAVKDGHRHVAVVCGAWHVPALREPGPAAPDERLLKGLPKVKVEMTWVPWTHGRLASWSGYGAGITSPGWYDHLFASPDKPIERWLAAAAAVLREEDLPVSSAHVIEAVRLADSLALVRGHPLAGLGEVTEAVRAVLCEGDELPVELIQRRMVVGERLGRVPDDTPMVPLQRDLRDRQRRLKLRPEALERELDLDLRKPLDLERSRLLHRLGLLGVAWGTAREARGKGTFRESWTLAWRPEFDVDLIEAGAYGTTVPAAATARVRELVDVGSARTARHAGPRLPAESSPRTLAELTAVAERCLLADLPDALPHVLASISTRAALDNDVTHLMAALPALVRTQRYGDVRGTPAAGLSVIVDSLLGRIRAGLPAAVTGLDDDSAREMLAHVDAVHTSVGLLESRRDGWLATLRGIAERRDLHGLISGRLTRILLDAGTIPADEVALRMSRAMSAGTPPAQAAAWVEGFLAGSGLLLVHDAGLLGLIDTWLTSLPGEAFVDVLPLLRRTFGAFPPPERRAIGGRVASGDAAPVSAPEADAERAGPAVATVLTILGEAS; from the coding sequence ATGTCTCCTGAGCGGCCGCCCGCCGTGGCGGAGCGCGCCGCACGGCCCGGGCAGCACCGCAGGGACGCCGGGGCCGCGCCGGTGTTCAGCGTGCTCGGCGTGCGGCACCACGGGCCCGGGTCGGCGCGCGCGGTGGTCGCCGAGCTGGAGCGGCTGCGCCCGGACATCGTCCTCGTCGAGGGCCCGCCGGAGGCCGACGCCGTGGTGGCGCTGGCCGCCGACCCCGGCATGGAGCCGCCGGTCGCGCTGCTGGCCCACGTGCCCGGAGACCCGTCCAGGGCCGCGTTCTGGCCGTTCGCGACGTTCTCCCCCGAGTGGCAGGCCATCCAGTACGCCATCCGCGCCGGCATCCCCGTCCGCTTCTGCGACCTGCCCGCCACGCACGGTCTGGCCGGCCCTCCCGCCGAACCGGACCCCGAGCCGGTGGCGCCGTCCGTGGACGCCGGCCCCGGCACCACCGCGCCCACTCCCCCGGCGGCGGGTCCCGGGCAACCGCAAGCGCCTCCCGAGGAGCCCGATGGGCGTCCCGGCGAGCCGGAAGCACGCCGCGGGCAGCCGGGCGCGCACCCCGGAGAGCGGATCACCCTCCCGGACGCCGAGGCGGACGGCCCGCGGGGACCCGTCACGCACCGGGACCCGATCGGCGAGCTCGCCGGCGCGGCGGGGTACGACGACCCGGAACGCTGGTGGGAGGACGCCGTCGAACACCGCGGCGACACCCCGTTCGAGGTGATCGCCGACGCCATGGCCGCCGTGCGCGAGGGCTACACCCCCCACGAGCAGGAGGCCCGCCGCGAGGCGTACATGCGCAGGACCATGCGCGCCGCGGTCAAGGACGGCCACCGTCACGTCGCCGTGGTGTGCGGCGCCTGGCACGTTCCCGCGCTGCGCGAACCGGGCCCGGCCGCGCCGGACGAGCGCCTGCTGAAGGGGCTTCCCAAGGTCAAGGTCGAGATGACCTGGGTGCCGTGGACGCACGGGCGGCTGGCGTCCTGGAGCGGCTACGGCGCGGGCATCACCTCGCCCGGCTGGTACGACCACCTGTTCGCCTCGCCGGACAAGCCGATCGAACGCTGGCTCGCCGCGGCCGCCGCCGTGCTGCGCGAGGAGGACCTCCCGGTCTCCTCCGCCCACGTCATCGAGGCCGTCCGCCTGGCCGACAGCCTCGCCCTCGTGCGGGGACACCCCCTCGCGGGGCTCGGCGAGGTGACCGAGGCGGTCCGCGCGGTGCTCTGCGAAGGCGACGAGCTGCCGGTGGAGCTGATCCAGCGGCGCATGGTCGTCGGCGAACGGCTCGGCCGCGTGCCGGACGATACGCCCATGGTCCCGCTCCAGCGCGACCTGCGCGACCGGCAGCGCCGCCTGAAGCTGCGCCCCGAGGCGCTGGAGCGCGAACTCGACCTGGACCTTCGCAAGCCCCTCGACCTGGAGCGCAGCCGCCTGCTGCACCGTCTCGGGCTGCTCGGCGTGGCGTGGGGAACGGCGCGCGAGGCCCGCGGCAAGGGCACCTTCCGCGAGTCGTGGACGCTCGCATGGCGCCCGGAGTTCGACGTCGACCTGATCGAGGCCGGCGCGTACGGCACCACGGTCCCCGCCGCGGCCACCGCCCGGGTGCGCGAGCTCGTGGACGTGGGATCGGCGCGGACGGCCCGGCACGCCGGTCCGAGGCTTCCCGCCGAGTCGTCCCCGAGGACGCTCGCCGAGCTCACGGCGGTGGCCGAGCGCTGCCTGCTGGCCGACCTGCCGGACGCGCTCCCCCACGTCCTGGCGTCGATCTCCACCCGGGCGGCGCTCGACAACGACGTGACGCATCTGATGGCGGCCCTGCCCGCGCTGGTCCGCACGCAGCGCTACGGCGACGTGCGCGGCACCCCGGCGGCGGGCCTGTCGGTCATCGTGGACTCCCTGCTCGGCCGCATCCGCGCCGGGCTCCCCGCGGCCGTCACCGGGCTCGACGACGACTCCGCCCGCGAGATGCTCGCGCACGTCGACGCCGTGCACACCTCCGTCGGCCTGCTGGAGTCGCGCAGGGACGGCTGGCTGGCCACGCTGCGCGGGATCGCGGAGCGCCGCGACCTGCACGGGCTGATCAGCGGCCGGCTGACCCGCATCCTGCTCGACGCCGGCACGATCCCGGCCGACGAGGTCGCCCTGCGCATGTCCCGGGCGATGTCGGCGGGCACCCCGCCCGCGCAGGCCGCCGCCTGGGTCGAGGGCTTCCTGGCCGGCAGCGGCCTTCTCCTGGTCCACGACGCCGGCCTGCTCGGCCTGATCGACACGTGGCTGACGAGCCTGCCCGGCGAGGCGTTCGTGGACGTCCTGCCCCTGCTGCGCCGCACGTTCGGCGCGTTCCCCCCGCCGGAGCGCCGCGCCATCGGCGGGCGGGTGGCCTCGGGCGACGCGGCCCCGGTCTCGGCGCCCGAGGCGGACGCGGAACGCGCGGGCCCCGCCGTCGCCACCGTTCTCACGATCCTGGGAGAGGCGTCATGA